ATTTCTATTTgagttaaaacactgaaattgttGTGTTCTGGAGTCCTGTTGTTGATATATGAGCTTTAAGTTGTCAGAGTTGTGCGCatagtttcattttttgtttgtatacaATGGAGAATAACTGTAAATGATAATGTtgtagtgaaaatgcatgtgtctgGGATGTACTGCGCATGCAattagataaatgagacttgcattatactgcacgagttgtgtgagagattTTAAGTGGAttatttgatgttgttttgctgttaaacaCAGTCCCCGTTTACTTTAATTCATGAGGAATGTTTGACTCTTTTGAATTCTTTgttcaggaagaaaaaaaatgaaagagtaCGCTTGTTATTCAAAACACATGTGCCAAGAAAGCTGGAAAAATTCTCCCTTTGATTCAGGCCATTTGCAATCCATTCCCCTGCACAGCTGCTCAAATGAGCATGAAGTAGGATTTGGcagcatctagtggtgagataGCAGACTGCAAACAAATAAACCCCAGGTGTTCAATAGATTACAATCTTGTGGGTGAGCAGAGTGGCTCTCGCCAACACATATTTGTATGTTACCTAAAGGCCATGGAAGATGGCCATCTTCCATGGCCTTTAGGTAACATACAAATGCTAGAACCGGTGTTTAGTTTGTCCGtcctgggcttctgtagaaacttGACGGTGCAACATAGTAGACACAGTGTGGGGCTTTTGATGTAGATGTGAAGGGCTCGTTTtaagataatgaaaacataattcttAGTGTTTAAGTCACTGGTACAATTTTCAACAGAGCCTGATGCTGCAGTgaagagagaacaaaaaaacaattatatttatgtattacaTGATATTTGCtttagacagacagacagacagacagacagacagatagatagatagatagatagatactttatCAATACAGAGACAGATACACAAGGGGATTTAGAATATAAGCAAAGGcattaaaacaactaaaaacacagcagtgaaataTTAGTGTAGTCCTACGTCTACTGCAGAGAAACTCTTCAACAATGCACTGACATTGTTTCCTAAAGACTGTTGTTGATTGCAGGTTTTATTAACaatataaatgtgaatttagtAAACTTCTAGCTAAAGAAATGCATGACATTATGCTGATTTGTAAACATAGAAAAAGTACATTCAACAAGAGTTAAACATATGAAAGTCATCGGTCAACAATAAGTAGAATTGTCTGACAATAATTACACAATATCCCTGTAAATCAAATTTAACATTGTGTATAATGTGAATGAAAGGCTATTTGGAGTGTTGTTAAAAGGTCATGCGCAATGTTTGAGTACGACAGCTGTCAACCTTTTACAAAGTTTAGATCTGTGTGAATGCTGTGTGGTTTAGCTGAAAGTGGCCAAGGGCCTGTGTCCAcctaacatttttttgtctcaaaaaaaaaaaaaaatgttggtgtctTCTTCATTTGTCTCCTATGAGGAGTAGGCGTCTGCTGCTGCATGCGGCTGCCTGGAGAAAAAGCTGTATGCCCagtgtcttttgtctttttgtgcctCTCCTGTTATTgtgtataaataatattaaatctaattttattaCTTAATGTGTGCACAAAAGACAATCGTATGAACaagcttttgttgttgtttttattgcgAATACAGAAATATGGATATGATTAAAAACCaatgtatttacatttctgATCACACAAGTCCCTTTTGAGTGTCAATCTAAATGGTGTTTTCATACAGCTGttctttaaatacacaatttaattaaattaacatACCGTAAAGACTAACATATGTGGGTCATTTGGTGGACATGACATGAATacatttgattgattttaaggatttggggatttttatgttttccatacatacattgttattatattcaCCTTCAGACACGATCAGTCATTTAATTTCCATTGtgcttcattaaaaaatatagctCCCAGCCTTAATTCAGATAATTTACAAGACTATACACTCTATGCCTCTGCTATTGGGCATCCGTAACTTGATTTTGTCAAAGAAAATCCACATTTCTAGTCAGTCATGGACCCATCTCCACATGTACACAGCCTGGCCAGTCCTGTTCAAATTTCAGTGCGGAACTTAAGTGTGAGATCCGTCATCTTTTTCTTGTAGTCTTCATCAAACTGTTCATTCTGGGAAACAGTGAAATGGTTTTTCCAGTCACCAACTTTCCCTTCACAATGACAAAGAGAATCAGAGAAGTGTGTTAGCCAAAGAGATCTTATGTCACACACATGTATCCATTTATTCATCAGTTTACCTTTTCTCATGAAAGGAGAAATTTTGAAATCCATAACTTTGATCGTAGAATAGTTGGCCATGTTGTCCTTTTTCATATTATCAAAATGCGATCCACCTGCtactcttttcttctcctcatcTGAACGAGACAAACCAAGAAAGCTGCAGAGTTTGTCTATTTCCCGTCCAGTGTCCTGGAAACACAATGGTCAGATATCATCATTGATTTCTTACCAGATAGTGGAGAGAAGTAGCCTGAATAGGAAGAGACCCCAAAAAATAACTAGATCACCTCAATCAGATCTTCGTAGAACATGTAATGAATTTTTGGATAAGTCTGTTTCTTCTTCCACCAGCCGTTCACATGGTCGTACCAGGATCCCCacaccactgaaaacacaggaCAATAAATGAAAGCATTTCATTAGTGTTcagtaaaaatatgtgcatCTCTGTCACTACATACTGTAGTTACCTCCAAACAGCAGGAAGCAGCCTGAGATTTCAACATTTGGGTAGTGATccttgtttaagttttttttttttaaggggaacAACTGCCATTTGTTAAAGTATATTATTGTAGAGGCTATATGACATAATAGAAGAAACGCTGCAACCTGCTGAAGTAGTAGGATTTTACAAATGGCAGCAGTTACTGTATTTATGGGATTATCTAACTAGCTGTCTACCAAAACATAATATGCCGTACGTGTTGTTAGGGGCATTTCTCCTGAGAGTAGGATGACTGTCACATGTTATGGATTTATCATTCCAGTGGACAGCACTTTTATACATTAGAAGTCTTACAAGAGCAAGATAAGATAAGGTATGACAAGTGTCTCTGTCTTGTGAGTGTTTATGGTTAACATAAAATAGATTCAAAGagtgaaagcatttttttttatattgcagaTATTTTATTGCAGATAAATTCTATATTCTTGCAACCAGTTACTTTTAACTGTGATGTTGCTATACCCGAAAGTTTCATAGTTTTTCATGCATGTAATTCAGTTTCCAcaattataatatttatcaCCTTTAATACTGCACCCACTAACTTGTAAGAGCCAACTTAAAGATCTGTAGTGACAAAATGTCAGGATTAAGACAATGTCAAAACAAGAGTGAGCACTGTGgagctctgtgtctgtgttgtctgagagagacagagagagagaggaagagaaggtggaaggtggactattgcatgcAGTGTTCTGTAAATTATCAATAGCTAAAACATCAATAACGGAACAAAACTTTTTGACCCTCCTGCACTGCCTGATATTTTTCAGGAAGTTTTCCCAAACCTATCTGTCTGCCTTCATTGTCCAGCTTTATATGTAGTCTTTggttcacacaaacacaagactttaCCCCAAGAAGCAGACGTTGAAAACAAGGGAACTTTGAGATAAGTTTGAGAAATGATTGTTTTCCCAAATCTCAACATACCTATCTTAACTTGACTAAACCTAACTTGCATAACGTTATGTAAAGTATGCAAAGTGACAACACCATTTATGGGCTACTAATTTGTCAGATATTGTATGAGGATACAGTATTAATTGTATGCTaatattaaatttatttcatGCTAAAAGAAACAACAATTGCATTGCAAGTTAATactaggtttttaaaaagatttgtCCACGTGACTTCTGGTATTAACCAAATCAATGTACGGTCTTCAATCTGAACACAATACACAGATAATTTAGTTGGTTGGATACAGCTAATGATGTCtctgcactgcacacacacacacacacacacacatacacagagtaTTTTTCATACGTACTCTTTCCCTCCATGAATCTGTGAACGTAGTTGCTCCAGTCTCCAGGCTCTGGTTGACCCATGTTCATGCGgtcaaagtgaaaataagacACCAGGTTGTCTTTGGCATTTCGGGCCACGTAGACCATCTACAGAAGAGGAAAGCATTTAAATGATAGGACCTCACTTTTGCACACTTTCCCCTTAAATCCTACCTCAAATATGAGTCCTCAATGTTACTTTGTCCTGAATCTATATAATACACAAAGTAATGACCCTGCAGTTTTGCTGCCAAAAGGACtttggcacaaactggaccGGAAAGTGAGTCTTGATGAGTCGAGGAGAGGTGGGGAGGTTGTCTGCTAGTTCAGTTCCTATATGAAGAGGTAAAGATACAGTGAGTAAAGCCATGAAGCTGTAAAGTAATGAAATTGTTTCTTAACTGCAACATTGATACTAataaaactactactactaaaaaaaactgtaaaaacttttGAGATTCAATGACGATGTTTACTGAAGTTTGTGGAAATCAACACACAGTAAACTATAGGCTAAATAAGCGTCTGTATTTTATGATGCACATAGGTctaataaatatgaatatcaTAATATATGAAATATGGTGAATATAATTGGGTGTCTTTTTCACCTGAACCGAAAGATAGGAAGTGGACTTCCAAGAAAGGCACTCTCTCAAAGATTGGGACGGATCTCTGACGTTCTGTCTGTCCAAAATACAGCAAGTCGAGGATGTAGGAGACCCATGTGGTTCCTATTTGACAAAcagatacagagagaaaaaaactcacaacCCCTCACCTATATACACATGTCTTTTTCTGAGCCGTAAAGTTTTCACTGCTGTTCATGTTTATAGATTGACCTGCTTTGGGGTATGTTGCAATAAGTATATCATCTGGTCTGGCCTGaaagttttgaacattttcccaGTTGTCTGTGAAATAGTGGGTCATTGGGACTCCATGGAAATCAAACAGTTCAGGTCGAGGGGGTACCTCcatcttttaaagaaaagaaaagacaagaaaaaaatcaaacatacaaAGCACTTAATCATTGCGTGAGAGTAATCAAGCTGCGGCAATTGTGTGGAAaagaatgtaaacatttttcaaatcagATTGTGTTAAAAAGTAACTTCTTCAAGTCATCTTCAAAGAAGACAAGACACAATACATAGTTATCAATCAAGAAGGACAAATGTCTGTCCAAGATTGAGTATTAGGTtgcagtcaaaaaaacaaacaaacactgatgctatgtaagaaaaaaactgttgaataTTGAACTGAAAACGTAGTTGAAAGTATACGGCCTTCATGTACATTTtgaattacttttatttacaaCTCCATTCTCATCTTCTCTGCTTCATATTTATCAAGAAATTAActctttttacactttaaatgaATTAAGACACATACCGTGCTCGGATCAGATGACATGCTGAATGCTGCTagtttctctgctgtgtttctgacaCTTCTCTCTTCTTGCTGTAGTTTTTCTCAGACAAGCAAATTGTTGTCCTTCTCTCTTCTTAGTGCATAGCAATTTCCTTATTGTAATTGGAGGCCCAGTCCCACATGTGATAAGGTATTCAGCCCCTCCCCTTTCCAGATCTCCTGAGCGTTTACCCTTTAATCTCTTGTTctctcagaaacacacagagcatgCATAGTATAGAGTGCTGCCGTTTATTTGTAGGTCAAAACGGTAGTTGGTATTGCCCTGGTTctctcgtcaaaaagcctatgaaATTTTTCATGTGAACTTTggattatttcagaaaataccTACTGTGGCAAACAGATGTTTATTACATGTTTTGTACGGCAAGTTAATCTCTAAACAAATTGACATAActtttttgaagcataaatggCAATTTTCAGAAGTAAAACAgtaacattaggctataaacaaaatACACTATGGTCACATGACCTAACATTGCCACAACAATCAGGCTGTAAAACTGTGTTCGGTGTTATCATGTTCTGTATTAATTTACCAATAGTTAGCAAACACCTCTTTTAATGCACAGAAAAGCTTAAAGATTCATGAGTTGGGTATTCACTGCTGTATTTTATGTCAGAGAATATGTGAAaatctcttcagcttgtgttaaacacacaatgctaactcatttccggGTTTTCAGACTCATTCCTGCCCAACTTTATATCTAATCTTTGTTAATtcagtgtgtaaaatatttgcACACATGAGTcagtacaaaacatttttgtggtttaaCAGGTCATAGCAGTGCATGCGTTGTGACTGTGCTTTCTCAGCCCATGCCTTGAGtgcactttt
The DNA window shown above is from Plectropomus leopardus isolate mb chromosome 8, YSFRI_Pleo_2.0, whole genome shotgun sequence and carries:
- the LOC121946749 gene encoding cytosolic sulfotransferase 3-like; amino-acid sequence: MSSDPSTMEVPPRPELFDFHGVPMTHYFTDNWENVQNFQARPDDILIATYPKAGTTWVSYILDLLYFGQTERQRSVPIFERVPFLEVHFLSFGSGTELADNLPTSPRLIKTHFPVQFVPKSFWQQNCRMVYVARNAKDNLVSYFHFDRMNMGQPEPGDWSNYVHRFMEGKMVWGSWYDHVNGWWKKKQTYPKIHYMFYEDLIEDTGREIDKLCSFLGLSRSDEEKKRVAGGSHFDNMKKDNMANYSTIKVMDFKISPFMRKGKVGDWKNHFTVSQNEQFDEDYKKKMTDLTLKFRTEI